One Cellulosimicrobium protaetiae genomic region harbors:
- a CDS encoding cytochrome P450: protein MTATTTSPPETARRRRALPTTGRELQVLAAARPAMAGVLLAGGVLAGPREGGGLRKVPGLGWVTADPTVGRRVLTDHRHFTIVGEGGVGHLWAQILGDWVLDLFDGPGHHDLRTRSRELFTEASAAALVDGAWSVALDDARRTLAAGGTVDVGRLARVLVGRMMISLLGIPTLGGAAAPDGGSAVVPGDDDALAAFATGERLASIALGSAGSTYLSAEQVSAAQAIVAELTRGVPDGWRHAPADRLLGRCRELGLGLEETTGLASLLMVAGTETSASAMARTTALLVDTGEQHRLLRLMADERAHPVERAAGEPDAVENAVREGLRVTSPASVIGRGVSADVEVAGRMLRAGERVMILTWAANVAAGPFRADRPYVRETRQLWFGAGRHLCLGAALARAEIAALLHTLFDDGAPLRVVSRRAKRRVLVPGYDELVVARA, encoded by the coding sequence CCGCCGGAGACCGCGCGCCGGCGCCGCGCCCTGCCCACGACCGGGCGCGAGCTGCAGGTGCTCGCCGCCGCAAGGCCCGCGATGGCCGGCGTCCTGCTCGCGGGCGGGGTGCTCGCCGGACCGCGCGAGGGCGGCGGACTGCGCAAGGTGCCTGGGCTCGGCTGGGTCACCGCCGACCCGACGGTCGGGCGCCGCGTCCTCACCGACCACCGGCACTTCACGATCGTCGGCGAGGGCGGGGTCGGGCACCTGTGGGCGCAGATCCTCGGCGACTGGGTCCTCGACCTGTTCGACGGACCGGGCCACCACGACCTGCGCACGCGCTCGCGCGAGCTCTTCACGGAGGCGAGCGCCGCGGCGCTCGTCGACGGCGCATGGTCCGTGGCGCTCGACGACGCGAGGCGGACCCTCGCGGCGGGCGGCACGGTCGACGTCGGCCGGCTCGCGCGCGTGCTCGTGGGGCGGATGATGATCTCCCTGCTCGGCATCCCGACGCTCGGCGGCGCGGCCGCCCCCGACGGCGGGTCCGCCGTCGTCCCCGGCGACGACGACGCGCTCGCGGCGTTCGCGACCGGCGAGCGCCTCGCGTCGATCGCGCTCGGCAGCGCGGGCTCGACGTACCTGTCGGCGGAGCAGGTCAGCGCGGCGCAGGCGATCGTCGCCGAGCTGACCCGGGGTGTACCCGACGGGTGGCGCCACGCCCCCGCCGACCGCCTGCTCGGCCGGTGCCGCGAGCTCGGCCTGGGGCTGGAGGAGACCACGGGGCTCGCGAGCCTGCTCATGGTCGCGGGCACGGAGACGTCGGCGTCCGCGATGGCCCGCACGACCGCGCTCCTCGTCGACACGGGTGAGCAGCACCGCCTGCTGCGGCTCATGGCCGACGAGCGCGCGCACCCCGTCGAGCGAGCCGCGGGCGAGCCCGACGCCGTGGAGAACGCCGTGCGCGAGGGCCTGCGCGTGACCAGCCCGGCGTCGGTCATCGGGCGCGGGGTCTCCGCGGACGTCGAGGTCGCGGGCCGCATGCTGCGCGCCGGCGAGCGGGTCATGATCCTCACGTGGGCCGCGAACGTCGCTGCGGGGCCGTTCCGGGCCGACCGCCCCTACGTGCGCGAGACCCGCCAGCTCTGGTTCGGCGCCGGCCGCCACCTGTGCCTCGGGGCGGCTCTCGCACGCGCCGAGATCGCCGCGCTGCTGCACACCCTGTTCGACGACGGCGCGCCCCTGCGTGTCGTGTCGCGCCGAGCGAAGCGCCGCGTGCTGGTGCCTGGCTACGACGAGCTCGTCGTCGCTCGGGCCTGA
- the ilvD gene encoding dihydroxy-acid dehydratase, giving the protein MTGQTSRTDPGPDLKPRSRQVTDGLEATASRGMLRAVGMGDEDFAKPQIGIASSWNEITPCNLSLDRLAQGAKEGVHAGGGYPLQFGTISVSDGISMGHEGMHFSLVSRDIIADSVETVVQAERLDGTVLLAGCDKSLPGMLMAAARLDLASVFLYAGSIMPGWVKLSDGTEKDVTLIDAFEAVGACARGLMSREDVDRIERAICPGEGACGGMYTANTMASVAEAMGMSLPGSAAPPSADRRRDAFAHRSGEAVVNLLRLGITARDIMTKEAFENAIAVVMAFGGSTNAVLHLLAIAHEAEVDLTLADFDRVASRVPHLGDLKPFGRYVMNDVDRIGGVPVVMKALLDAGLLHGDALTVTGRTVAENLADIDPPDPDGKILRALDNPIHHTGGITILHGSLAPEGAVVKSAGFDEDVFEGTARVFERERAALDALEDGTITDGDVVVIRYEGPKGGPGMREMLAITGAIKGAGLGKTVLLLTDGRFSGGTTGLCVGHVAPEAVDGGPIAFVRDGDPIRLDVANKTLDLLVDADTLEARRDGWAPLPPTFTRGVLAKYAKLVQSASRGAILE; this is encoded by the coding sequence ATGACTGGGCAGACCTCGCGCACGGACCCCGGACCCGACCTCAAGCCTCGTTCCCGCCAGGTCACGGACGGTCTGGAGGCGACGGCGTCGCGCGGGATGCTGCGCGCCGTCGGCATGGGCGACGAGGACTTCGCCAAGCCGCAGATCGGCATCGCGAGCTCGTGGAACGAGATCACGCCGTGCAACCTGTCGCTCGACCGGCTCGCGCAGGGCGCCAAGGAGGGCGTGCACGCGGGCGGCGGGTACCCGCTGCAGTTCGGGACGATCTCCGTCTCCGACGGCATCTCGATGGGCCACGAGGGGATGCACTTCTCGCTCGTGAGCCGCGACATCATCGCGGACTCGGTCGAGACGGTCGTCCAGGCGGAGCGCCTCGACGGGACCGTGCTGCTCGCCGGGTGCGACAAGTCCCTCCCCGGGATGCTCATGGCGGCCGCGCGGCTGGACCTGGCGAGCGTGTTCCTCTACGCGGGCTCGATCATGCCGGGCTGGGTCAAGCTCTCCGACGGCACGGAGAAGGACGTCACGCTCATCGACGCGTTCGAGGCGGTCGGCGCGTGCGCGCGCGGGCTCATGAGCCGCGAGGACGTGGACCGCATCGAGCGCGCCATCTGCCCCGGCGAGGGCGCGTGCGGCGGCATGTACACGGCGAACACGATGGCGTCGGTCGCGGAGGCGATGGGCATGTCGCTGCCGGGGTCGGCGGCGCCGCCGTCGGCGGACCGGCGTCGGGACGCGTTCGCGCACCGCTCGGGCGAGGCGGTGGTCAACCTGTTGCGGCTCGGGATCACCGCGCGCGACATCATGACCAAGGAGGCGTTCGAGAACGCTATCGCCGTCGTCATGGCGTTCGGCGGGTCGACCAACGCGGTGCTGCACCTGCTGGCCATCGCGCACGAGGCCGAGGTCGACCTCACGCTCGCCGACTTCGACCGCGTCGCGAGCCGCGTGCCGCACCTCGGCGACCTCAAGCCGTTCGGCCGCTACGTGATGAACGACGTGGACCGCATCGGCGGCGTGCCCGTCGTCATGAAGGCCCTGCTCGACGCCGGGCTGCTGCACGGCGACGCGCTCACCGTCACGGGCCGCACGGTCGCGGAGAACCTCGCCGACATCGACCCGCCCGACCCGGACGGCAAGATCCTGCGCGCGCTGGACAACCCCATCCACCACACGGGCGGCATCACGATCCTGCACGGGTCGCTCGCGCCCGAGGGTGCCGTCGTGAAGTCCGCCGGGTTCGACGAGGACGTGTTCGAGGGGACGGCCCGGGTCTTCGAGCGCGAGCGCGCGGCGCTCGACGCCCTGGAGGACGGGACGATCACGGACGGCGACGTCGTCGTCATCCGGTACGAGGGGCCCAAGGGCGGGCCCGGCATGCGCGAGATGCTCGCCATCACCGGTGCGATCAAGGGCGCGGGCCTCGGCAAGACCGTCCTGCTGCTCACCGACGGGCGCTTCTCGGGTGGGACGACCGGGCTGTGCGTGGGTCACGTCGCGCCCGAGGCGGTCGACGGCGGCCCCATCGCGTTCGTGCGCGACGGCGACCCGATCCGGCTCGACGTCGCGAACAAGACCCTCGACCTCCTCGTCGACGCCGACACGCTCGAGGCACGGCGTGACGGGTGGGCTCCGCTGCCCCCGACGTTCACGCGCGGCGTGCTCGCGAAGTACGCGAAGCTCGTCCAGTCCGCGTCGCGCGGCGCGATCCTCGAGTGA
- a CDS encoding 4a-hydroxytetrahydrobiopterin dehydratase gives MTETADDRITARQFHDSDGVEDWRVILGTVQTLFRTGSFTAGVELVDAIGELAEAANHHPDVDLRYATVTVRLSSHDVGGVSARDVALARQISAAARELDLVADPTAVQDLEIAIDTLVGSAVQPFWRAVLGFDEGSPEVPAPDLHDPTTHAPAFWFQQMDAPREQRNRIHVDVTVPHDVAEARVTAAIAAGGHLVSDRRAPAFWVLADAEGNEACVCTWQSRD, from the coding sequence ATGACCGAGACCGCCGACGACCGCATCACCGCTCGGCAGTTCCACGACAGCGACGGCGTCGAGGACTGGCGGGTCATCCTCGGCACGGTGCAGACGCTGTTCCGCACGGGGTCGTTCACCGCCGGGGTGGAGCTGGTCGACGCGATCGGCGAGCTCGCCGAGGCCGCGAACCACCACCCGGACGTGGACCTGCGCTACGCCACCGTGACGGTGCGGCTGTCGTCGCACGACGTCGGTGGCGTGAGCGCGCGCGACGTCGCGCTCGCGCGGCAGATCTCCGCCGCGGCGCGCGAGCTCGACCTCGTCGCGGACCCGACGGCGGTGCAGGACCTTGAGATCGCGATCGACACGCTCGTCGGCTCGGCGGTCCAGCCGTTCTGGCGCGCCGTCCTCGGGTTCGACGAGGGCTCCCCGGAGGTGCCCGCGCCCGATCTCCACGACCCGACGACCCACGCCCCGGCGTTCTGGTTCCAGCAGATGGACGCGCCGCGGGAGCAGCGCAACCGCATCCACGTGGACGTGACGGTCCCGCACGACGTCGCCGAGGCGCGCGTCACCGCGGCCATCGCCGCGGGCGGGCACCTCGTCTCCGACCGTCGCGCGCCGGCCTTCTGGGTCCTGGCCGACGCCGAGGGCAACGAGGCGTGCGTGTGCACCTGGCAGTCGCGCGACTGA